The following are from one region of the Cottoperca gobio chromosome 13, fCotGob3.1, whole genome shotgun sequence genome:
- the trarg1a gene encoding LOW QUALITY PROTEIN: trafficking regulator of GLUT4 1 (The sequence of the model RefSeq protein was modified relative to this genomic sequence to represent the inferred CDS: inserted 2 bases in 1 codon): MAINTDTDFLKSNLSEGGGGTQPADPHETEKLLALTTEPGGNGMKMSTSFTVNMDSDKGQEADQNGHSIAVRSGSAGQLGAAAPLSPSKASLSRSSYXGNATVQETPKPKDYLILVILSCFCPVWPVSIVALVYSIMSRNSLQVGDMDGARRLGRLARLLSIVSIALGIVVIVVYVSVAVSKN, translated from the exons ATGGCAATCAACACGGACACCGACTTCCTGAAGTCCAACTTAAGTGAGGGTGGAGGAGGCACGCAGCCTGCGGACCCCCACGAGACTGAGAAACTTCTGGCGCTGACCACCGAGCCTGGAGGCAACGGGATGAAGATGTCCACCTCCTTCACGGTCAACATGGACAGTGACAAGGGCCAAGAGGCCGACCAGAACGGCCACAGCATCGCAGTGAGATCAGGCTCCGCCGGGCAGCTGGGCGCCGCCGCCCCCCTCTCCCCGTCCAAGGCCAGTCTGAGCCGCTCCTCCTA CGGGAACGCTACCGTGCAGGAGACCCCGAAGCCCAAGGATTACCTCATCCTTGTTATCTTGTCCTGCTTCTGCCCCGTGTGGCCCGTCAGCATTGTGGCACTGGTGTACTCCATCATG TCCAGAAACAGTCTGCAGGTGGGGGATATGGACGGGGCCAGGAGGCTGGGCCGACTGGCCCGTCTGCTCAGTATCGTCTCCATCGCCCTGGGCATCGTCGTCATCGTGGTCTACGTCTCAGTTGCAG TAAGCAAGAactga